In a single window of the Ficedula albicollis isolate OC2 chromosome 13, FicAlb1.5, whole genome shotgun sequence genome:
- the KCNIP1 gene encoding Kv channel-interacting protein 1 isoform X1: MTTVCHRPEGLEQLEAQTNFTKRELQVLYRGFKNECPSGVVNEETFKQIYAQFFPHGDASTYAHYLFNAFDTAQNGSVKFEDFVMALSILLRGTVHEKLRWTFNLYDINKDGYINKEEMMDIVKAIYDMMGKYTYPVLKEDAPRQHVEVFFQKMDKNKDGVVTLDEFIESCQEDDNIMRSLQLFENVM, from the exons ATGACGACAGTGTGCCATAGACCTGAGGGACTGGAACAGCTTGAAGCACAAACCAATTTCACTAAAAGAGAACTTCAAGTTCTTTACAGAggatttaaaaat GAATGTCCTAGTGGGGTTGTTAATGAAGAAACATTCAAGCAGATCTATGCACAGTTTTTTCCTCATGGAG ATGCCAGCACGTATGCACATTACCTCTTCAACGCCTTCGACACTGCCCAGAACGGCTCCGTGAAGTTCGAG GATTTTGTAATGGCATTGTCCATCCTGCTACGGGGAACTGTTCATGAAAAGCTGAGATGGACATTTAATCTGTATGACATAAATAAGGATGGCTATATAAACAAGGAG gaaATGATGGATATCGTAAAGGCAATTTATGATATGATGGGAAAATACACATATCCAGTACTCAAGGAAGATGCACCAAGGCAGCACGTAGAAGTGTTTTTCCAG aaaatggATAAAAACAAAGATGGAGTTGTAACTCTAGATGAGTTTATTGAATCGTGTCAGGAG GATGACAATATCATGCGATCCTTACAGCTCTTTGAGAATGTCATGTAA
- the KCNIP1 gene encoding Kv channel-interacting protein 1 isoform X3 has protein sequence MGAVMGTFSSLQTKQRRPSKDKIEDELEMTTVCHRPEGLEQLEAQTNFTKRELQVLYRGFKNECPSGVVNEETFKQIYAQFFPHGDASTYAHYLFNAFDTAQNGSVKFEDFVMALSILLRGTVHEKLRWTFNLYDINKDGYINKEEMMDIVKAIYDMMGKYTYPVLKEDAPRQHVEVFFQKMDKNKDGVVTLDEFIESCQEDDNIMRSLQLFENVM, from the exons ATAAAATTGAAGATGAATTAGAAATGACGACAGTGTGCCATAGACCTGAGGGACTGGAACAGCTTGAAGCACAAACCAATTTCACTAAAAGAGAACTTCAAGTTCTTTACAGAggatttaaaaat GAATGTCCTAGTGGGGTTGTTAATGAAGAAACATTCAAGCAGATCTATGCACAGTTTTTTCCTCATGGAG ATGCCAGCACGTATGCACATTACCTCTTCAACGCCTTCGACACTGCCCAGAACGGCTCCGTGAAGTTCGAG GATTTTGTGATGGCATTGTCCATCCTGCTACGGGGAACTGTTCACGAAAAGCTGAGATGGACATTTAATCTGTATGACATAAATAAGGATGGCTATATAAACAAGGAG gaaATGATGGATATCGTAAAGGCAATTTATGATATGATGGGAAAATACACATATCCAGTACTCAAGGAAGATGCACCAAGGCAGCACGTAGAAGTGTTTTTCCAG aaaatggATAAAAACAAAGATGGAGTTGTAACTCTAGATGAGTTTATTGAATCGTGTCAGGAG GATGACAATATCATGCGATCCTTACAGCTCTTTGAGAATGTCATGTAA